A genomic region of Chitinivorax tropicus contains the following coding sequences:
- a CDS encoding FliH/SctL family protein has protein sequence MEFDRQVNLAKQEAIRAIQVEAEAIKSKAHEAGFAAGLKKSEDQAAQRHAELFKQVEQLGQRLLAQCKQDQLILETEAAAIAFEVLCKLASQRLLQPDAIDAMVREALGHVNQRGILAVRLNGDDLAMLQQYGDRSTVSALPLQWLADDTLPRGGCVVETTLGELDARLDHQLEQLAKVLRTSVRGDKQ, from the coding sequence GTGGAATTTGATCGACAAGTCAATTTGGCGAAACAAGAAGCGATCAGAGCAATTCAAGTTGAAGCCGAGGCGATCAAATCCAAGGCACATGAAGCTGGATTTGCTGCTGGGTTGAAAAAAAGTGAAGATCAGGCCGCGCAACGACATGCAGAGTTGTTTAAACAAGTGGAGCAGCTTGGGCAGCGTCTATTAGCCCAATGTAAGCAAGATCAATTGATACTTGAAACCGAAGCTGCAGCAATCGCTTTTGAGGTACTCTGTAAGCTGGCCAGTCAACGTCTACTGCAGCCCGATGCCATTGACGCAATGGTCAGAGAAGCCCTGGGTCATGTAAATCAACGAGGTATCCTTGCTGTCAGATTGAATGGTGATGATCTGGCCATGTTGCAGCAATATGGCGATCGGAGCACGGTGAGCGCATTGCCATTACAGTGGCTAGCCGATGATACCTTGCCACGGGGTGGCTGCGTGGTGGAAACCACACTGGGGGAGCTGGACGCAAGGCTGGATCACCAACTTGAGCAGTTAGCCAAAGTGTTGCGTACTAGTGTTAGAGGGGACAAGCAGTGA